The Flavobacterium faecale genome has a segment encoding these proteins:
- a CDS encoding non-ribosomal peptide synthetase yields MKNGNSIISGPKLVYPQSTLHDLFSARVQQNPHAIAIEDGEQKLSYQELDFMINKTAQFLLSEGVRSGDVVAVSLERSPELIATLFAILQCGAAYIPVDTSYPEARLKLMIEDASARFHIGVAKLNNNTTGNQSYAISDLLVSAEEFPTQPLDHRVHPTTGAYIIYTSGSTGKPKGVVVAHCNILNLLYALKNDLEITEKDKIFSVTTISFDPMVIEIYLPLLFGACVVIVDNETRLDGQRLIQKIQDDQITLMVCTPSMWQMLLNSGWTVPLNIKAIAGAEPLPLSLAKELLEKCDQVWNFYGPTETTVCSIITPITAQDELITIGKPIANTTIFLLDTDGNLVKEGEIGEIVIGGDGVSAGYLNRPELNDQLFVPYFKDVTNNRKMYRTGDLGKVDGNGQIVCLGRIDHQIKIRGYRIETGEIENVLAAIEGVKSAVVLAQNATLAAFIIPVKSDLATSDFIAFCREQLLEQLPEFMVPQRYQLIDSIPVNLNDKIDRTALFQLLEETQLLKKITIARSEEEKLISEIWEKNLEIDTIDIFSNFFELGGHSIKAVKIIGETEKRTGKKFSLPTLFEHNTVAKFAKLLHTDGIVFADCLVPLKITGSKPPIYMVHAGGLNVIQFVNMSKHFDDDQPFYAFQGVGPKGYDDWYKSIEEMAAHYIAAMLKIQPTGPYALSGFCFGGVVAFEMAKQLKAEGKVVSMTALVDTFVDPSYYYKSFRQKKWVRQYSRTRKRLIYLKQMLLSIEAFKNRINAKRNYLKEKHFSTESKITEDEQIALQKFNEAVDIVSTIVDRYQLQPQDIKVDLIRSKDHPEYDLAPLELGWKKIAKNGIDLHHIPGDNFDIEKRPFDQYIAKLLQQIAQKALYIQLNFLFLTDLLIGIEV; encoded by the coding sequence ATGAAAAATGGTAATTCAATAATTAGTGGTCCAAAGTTGGTGTATCCTCAAAGTACCCTACACGATCTTTTTTCGGCACGGGTGCAACAAAACCCCCATGCAATTGCGATAGAAGATGGGGAACAAAAACTGTCCTACCAAGAATTGGATTTCATGATCAATAAAACTGCTCAGTTTTTGTTGTCTGAGGGCGTTCGATCAGGAGATGTTGTGGCTGTTTCATTGGAACGTTCTCCCGAATTAATTGCGACTCTTTTTGCTATTTTGCAGTGTGGGGCCGCTTATATACCCGTAGATACCTCTTATCCAGAAGCGAGATTGAAACTGATGATTGAAGATGCTTCTGCTCGTTTTCATATTGGAGTAGCCAAATTAAATAACAATACCACTGGGAATCAGTCGTATGCCATTAGCGACCTTTTGGTAAGCGCAGAAGAATTTCCAACACAACCTTTAGATCATCGTGTACATCCTACAACAGGAGCCTACATCATATATACCTCCGGCTCTACAGGAAAGCCAAAAGGTGTGGTTGTTGCCCATTGTAACATACTGAATCTTTTGTATGCTTTAAAAAACGATCTTGAAATAACGGAGAAGGACAAAATATTTTCAGTCACCACCATTTCATTTGATCCTATGGTAATCGAAATCTACCTTCCGCTACTTTTTGGCGCCTGCGTAGTAATTGTTGATAATGAAACCCGATTAGACGGACAGCGATTGATACAAAAAATTCAAGATGATCAGATTACTCTAATGGTTTGTACCCCGAGCATGTGGCAAATGCTACTTAATTCGGGCTGGACTGTTCCCTTAAATATAAAAGCCATAGCAGGTGCAGAACCTTTGCCATTGTCACTGGCTAAGGAGTTACTAGAAAAATGTGACCAAGTATGGAATTTTTACGGGCCTACAGAAACTACCGTTTGCTCCATTATTACTCCAATAACAGCTCAAGACGAACTTATTACCATAGGAAAACCAATTGCTAATACGACCATCTTTTTACTAGATACCGATGGCAATTTGGTCAAAGAAGGAGAAATTGGAGAAATAGTGATTGGTGGTGATGGTGTATCAGCTGGTTACCTGAACCGACCAGAACTTAACGATCAACTTTTTGTTCCTTATTTTAAGGATGTTACTAATAATCGAAAGATGTACCGTACTGGAGATCTAGGAAAAGTGGATGGTAACGGACAAATTGTGTGCTTAGGCAGAATAGACCATCAGATAAAAATAAGGGGATACCGCATTGAAACTGGAGAAATAGAGAACGTACTAGCGGCCATTGAAGGCGTAAAATCGGCTGTTGTACTTGCACAAAATGCTACTTTAGCTGCTTTTATCATTCCTGTAAAAAGTGATTTAGCAACCTCTGATTTTATTGCATTTTGCAGAGAGCAGTTATTAGAACAGTTACCTGAATTCATGGTACCACAACGATACCAACTGATTGATAGTATTCCGGTTAACCTAAATGACAAAATTGATAGGACTGCTTTATTTCAACTTTTGGAAGAAACACAACTTTTGAAAAAAATAACCATAGCACGATCTGAAGAAGAAAAATTGATCAGTGAAATTTGGGAGAAAAATCTAGAAATTGATACTATTGATATTTTTAGCAATTTTTTTGAACTTGGTGGTCATTCGATAAAAGCAGTTAAAATTATTGGAGAAACTGAAAAACGTACTGGAAAAAAATTCTCATTACCAACCTTATTTGAACATAATACTGTAGCCAAATTTGCCAAATTACTGCATACAGATGGGATTGTTTTTGCCGACTGCTTGGTGCCCTTAAAAATTACTGGATCAAAACCTCCTATATACATGGTGCATGCGGGTGGATTGAATGTGATACAATTTGTAAACATGAGCAAACATTTTGATGATGACCAACCCTTCTATGCCTTTCAAGGTGTGGGTCCAAAGGGATATGACGATTGGTATAAATCTATCGAAGAAATGGCCGCTCATTACATAGCTGCTATGCTGAAAATTCAGCCTACTGGCCCCTATGCGCTATCTGGTTTTTGTTTTGGTGGTGTAGTGGCATTTGAAATGGCTAAACAATTAAAGGCAGAAGGAAAAGTAGTTTCTATGACTGCATTAGTGGACACTTTTGTAGATCCATCGTATTATTATAAAAGTTTCCGACAAAAAAAATGGGTACGCCAGTACAGCCGTACACGCAAGCGACTGATTTATTTAAAACAAATGCTCCTTAGTATCGAAGCATTCAAAAATCGTATCAATGCAAAAAGAAACTATCTAAAAGAAAAACATTTTAGCACTGAAAGTAAAATTACTGAAGATGAGCAAATAGCATTACAGAAATTTAATGAAGCAGTAGACATTGTATCTACAATTGTAGATCGATACCAATTACAACCACAAGATATTAAAGTTGATTTGATTCGGTCTAAAGACCATCCCGAGTATGATTTAGCGCCATTGGAATTGGGTTGGAAGAAAATTGCAAAAAACGGAATTGATTTGCATCACATTCCAGGAGATAATTTTGATATAGAAAAAAGACCATTTGACCAATATATAGCAAAACTTTTACAACAAATTGCGCAGAAAGCACTATATATACAGCTAAATTTCTTATTTTTAACCGATTTATTGATAGGTATTGAAGTATAG
- a CDS encoding 4'-phosphopantetheinyl transferase family protein has protein sequence MQKAKLTISTTTFQEGSLSLSLQPKLEQEDILLFTIFLPDFFEIKEHLNSYLTIEEQNKANRFYKTADQNRFVVYRSVLKIILGFFTQNEVLALRFDTKENKKPFLADAPWIHFNISHAEDYAMIALSKTEIGVDIEYIEKDFEFESLIPVIINASEEEVLEKSTDKKRDFYAAWTRKEAVVKATGQGIDDCFQSIPTLDGMHEATLKVDQANTHWSIKGFELATGYIGAIAYNCPATDAKKIRMHKLESDFEQYFK, from the coding sequence ATGCAAAAAGCTAAACTTACTATATCGACAACTACCTTCCAAGAAGGTAGTTTGTCGTTATCACTACAACCCAAATTAGAACAGGAGGATATACTCTTGTTTACCATCTTTTTACCTGATTTTTTCGAAATAAAAGAACATTTAAATAGCTATCTCACTATTGAGGAGCAAAACAAAGCAAACCGATTTTATAAAACTGCAGATCAAAATCGATTTGTAGTGTACCGATCCGTTTTAAAAATAATACTAGGTTTTTTTACGCAAAATGAAGTTCTTGCTTTACGATTTGACACAAAAGAAAATAAGAAACCCTTTTTAGCAGATGCTCCTTGGATTCATTTCAATATTTCACATGCAGAGGACTATGCGATGATTGCGTTATCAAAAACGGAAATAGGCGTTGACATTGAATATATAGAAAAAGATTTTGAATTTGAATCCTTAATTCCTGTAATCATTAACGCTTCTGAAGAGGAAGTATTAGAAAAAAGTACCGACAAAAAGCGAGATTTTTATGCTGCTTGGACACGTAAAGAAGCAGTAGTAAAAGCGACAGGACAAGGTATTGATGATTGCTTCCAATCTATTCCTACACTTGATGGAATGCATGAAGCTACACTAAAAGTAGATCAAGCCAACACACATTGGTCTATTAAAGGATTTGAATTAGCCACAGGATATATTGGCGCCATTGCCTATAATTGTCCAGCCACAGATGCTAAAAAAATTAGAATGCATAAATTAGAATCCGATTTTGAGCAGTATTTTAAATAA
- a CDS encoding non-ribosomal peptide synthetase: protein MSDPLHKQAQPSLTAKNHAVETVIKTTNTQLEIWTDCMIGGSDASKAYNLSYTLTFKGDFIFQAFELALKTLVQRHESLRATFSSDGIYMNIAKELKIVSSEINISSLATADKDKAIKNQIEEEVNTLFDLEKGPLFSVKLIKVNALETVVIITHHHIIGDGLSINIILEDLSILYSASVNNVAPKLKNPERFSNYATTVDDLVENEQLKLTEEYWLNNYKESVPVVDLPIDTQRPDLRTYKSNRFDYPIDIKLINGLNQLRKSADCSLVTAMIIAYEIFIYKITGQNDIVIGFPVSGNARYDMKHLLGNCSNLLPIRTKIDPSQTFTDYLKQRSAAILKSKLHHQISFGYLLNKLAIARDPSRVPLVPVTLTVDLNRDVESDYSFQGLTYQFDINPRAYSAFELYVHACMSKNVPTFQCSYNSSLFNEETIKKMMIGFEDTIRTIITEQNNTIAEIVKEDYAAAYTTLNDTDTPYPNLSLAAVLSNRAELNPTNIALEYQNQSITYAELHTKVNQFAHYLAAQGVQPGDYIAVSYPRSPELVYAIMAIIQCGAAYLPLDHEYPTLRVQYMMEDSEAKYLLTSKKLALALPKSANTILIDDAMSSLSQYPATKLALDVDPENVLYLLYTSGSTGKPKGAKITNKNVVNLLYSLENEPGIKETDRVPFISTISFDIASFELFFPLFKGAVLVLPDHETSSDGRLFYEMLEKERISLIVATPTTYQMLLDSGWSKKLPIKIWCCGEPLPAKLASELIKRSEELWTLYGPTEVTIFSSCKHIKDEETIISVGPPINNMQYYIVDEQLNLLPPNTVGEIAIGGDGVGKGYLGKPELTAAKYLPNKFSDKKDAIMYLSGDIGKLLTSNEVMCLGRIDHQVKVRGHRIEIGEIEHVLTSIKGIKSAIVLAKNDILIAFVVADYEYASEIEEIRQWRDHLASQLPAFMVPHVFNVLDKMPRTLNDKVDRTTLLKYEGKSDSENNYTAPRTEEEKLVATIWQCILKKDKVDIFSNFFEMGGHSIMAVNVMVAIEKQTGKRIPLSALFQHSTVEKLSKLLTIDKEIKNDFLVPLKPNGTKTPLFIVHGSGLNILNFAHVINHFDEDQPVYGFQGIGPNGYDNWFQSVEEMAAKYIEYVVEINPTGPYALSGFSFGGIVAFEMARQLESQGKEVSLIAVLDTYVDAAYYCRTPGQKKLRRIYDRNYRRADYFCQMLTSWKSFKTRINSKTTYIQKKYFGPKTGLPEHEAHAMELFIEADQMVDKIVDRYHLLPQQFEVELFRAADDKGYKLDASHLGWKKAALKGVNIHNISGDHDCIVDPPNDKTLARMLQGLLDKKHAKS from the coding sequence ATGAGTGATCCTTTACATAAACAGGCACAACCTTCTTTAACGGCAAAAAACCATGCTGTTGAAACGGTCATTAAAACCACTAATACACAGTTAGAAATTTGGACTGATTGTATGATTGGAGGTAGTGATGCAAGCAAAGCCTATAATTTATCTTATACGCTTACTTTTAAAGGAGACTTTATTTTCCAAGCTTTTGAACTTGCCTTGAAAACTTTGGTGCAACGACACGAAAGTTTGAGAGCCACTTTTAGCAGTGATGGTATCTATATGAACATTGCCAAAGAACTAAAAATCGTTAGTTCTGAAATAAATATAAGCTCCTTAGCTACCGCTGACAAAGATAAAGCGATCAAAAATCAGATTGAGGAAGAAGTAAACACCCTATTCGATCTTGAAAAAGGGCCTTTGTTCAGTGTAAAATTAATCAAAGTTAATGCCTTAGAGACCGTTGTAATCATCACGCACCATCATATCATTGGTGATGGATTAAGTATCAATATCATTCTTGAAGATTTAAGCATTCTCTATTCTGCAAGTGTGAACAATGTAGCACCCAAGTTAAAAAATCCAGAGCGATTTAGTAACTATGCCACCACCGTTGATGATTTGGTCGAAAATGAGCAACTTAAACTAACAGAAGAGTATTGGCTCAATAATTACAAAGAATCTGTGCCGGTTGTTGATTTACCTATAGATACACAGCGACCTGACTTGCGCACCTACAAGAGCAATCGTTTTGACTATCCCATTGATATTAAATTAATCAACGGACTAAATCAACTTCGTAAAAGCGCCGATTGCAGTCTCGTAACCGCCATGATTATTGCGTATGAAATTTTTATTTATAAAATAACAGGACAAAATGATATCGTAATCGGTTTTCCGGTTTCGGGAAATGCCCGTTATGATATGAAGCATTTGCTTGGTAATTGCTCCAACTTGCTTCCTATTCGAACTAAAATTGATCCTTCACAAACTTTTACCGATTATTTAAAACAAAGAAGTGCGGCCATTTTAAAATCGAAGTTGCACCATCAAATAAGTTTTGGTTATTTACTTAACAAACTTGCGATTGCTAGAGATCCGTCTCGTGTTCCGTTGGTACCCGTAACCTTGACTGTAGATCTTAATCGTGATGTCGAAAGCGATTATTCTTTTCAAGGACTAACCTATCAATTTGACATCAACCCGAGAGCGTACTCTGCTTTTGAGTTGTACGTGCATGCTTGTATGTCAAAAAACGTCCCTACTTTTCAATGCTCCTACAACAGCAGCTTATTTAATGAAGAGACCATCAAAAAAATGATGATAGGGTTTGAAGATACTATTCGAACGATAATCACGGAGCAAAATAATACTATCGCTGAAATTGTTAAAGAAGATTATGCAGCCGCATATACCACCTTAAACGATACTGATACGCCCTACCCTAACCTATCTTTGGCAGCTGTATTGAGCAATAGAGCCGAATTAAACCCGACGAATATTGCTCTTGAATATCAAAACCAATCGATTACTTATGCTGAATTGCATACCAAAGTAAATCAATTTGCACATTATCTCGCTGCTCAAGGAGTGCAACCCGGAGATTACATTGCGGTATCGTACCCACGTAGCCCTGAATTGGTCTATGCCATCATGGCGATTATTCAGTGTGGTGCAGCCTATTTGCCTCTCGATCACGAATACCCAACCCTACGTGTGCAATACATGATGGAGGATTCTGAAGCAAAATATTTATTGACGAGTAAAAAATTAGCCCTAGCACTCCCAAAAAGTGCCAATACGATTTTGATTGACGATGCTATGAGTTCGTTATCACAATATCCTGCAACCAAACTAGCCTTGGATGTTGATCCCGAAAATGTATTGTATTTGCTATACACCTCTGGATCTACCGGGAAACCGAAAGGAGCAAAAATTACCAATAAAAATGTGGTCAATTTACTGTATTCTTTAGAAAACGAACCCGGAATCAAAGAGACCGATCGCGTACCCTTTATCTCTACGATTTCATTTGATATCGCTAGTTTTGAATTGTTCTTTCCTTTATTTAAGGGAGCTGTTTTGGTATTACCAGACCACGAAACCTCTAGCGACGGACGTTTATTTTATGAAATGCTCGAAAAAGAAAGGATTTCGTTAATCGTTGCTACACCTACCACCTATCAGATGCTCTTGGATTCGGGATGGTCAAAAAAGTTACCGATAAAAATTTGGTGCTGTGGTGAACCTTTACCAGCCAAATTAGCTTCTGAACTTATCAAAAGAAGTGAAGAATTATGGACACTTTATGGCCCAACTGAAGTGACTATTTTCTCTTCATGCAAGCACATTAAAGACGAAGAAACTATTATATCTGTAGGTCCTCCTATTAACAATATGCAGTATTATATTGTAGATGAACAGCTTAACCTATTACCACCAAATACTGTTGGAGAAATTGCTATTGGTGGAGATGGTGTTGGAAAAGGATACCTTGGTAAGCCTGAACTAACAGCTGCTAAGTACCTGCCAAACAAATTTTCGGACAAAAAAGATGCCATAATGTACCTCTCTGGAGACATTGGTAAATTACTCACGAGTAATGAAGTGATGTGCTTGGGACGTATTGACCATCAGGTAAAAGTAAGAGGCCATCGTATTGAGATTGGCGAAATCGAGCACGTTCTCACCTCCATCAAAGGCATAAAGTCTGCTATTGTTTTAGCCAAAAATGATATACTGATTGCTTTTGTAGTTGCAGATTATGAATATGCATCTGAAATCGAAGAAATCCGTCAGTGGAGAGATCATCTTGCCTCGCAACTGCCGGCGTTTATGGTTCCGCATGTTTTTAATGTTTTGGATAAAATGCCAAGAACGCTGAATGACAAAGTAGATAGAACGACACTTTTGAAATACGAAGGCAAATCGGATAGTGAAAATAATTATACCGCTCCACGAACCGAAGAAGAAAAACTAGTTGCTACTATATGGCAATGCATTTTAAAGAAAGACAAAGTTGATATCTTTAGTAACTTTTTCGAAATGGGTGGGCATTCGATTATGGCCGTAAATGTGATGGTCGCAATTGAAAAACAAACCGGAAAAAGGATTCCGCTTTCCGCTTTGTTTCAACATTCAACCGTTGAGAAATTATCCAAATTGTTGACTATTGATAAGGAGATAAAAAATGACTTTTTGGTGCCTTTAAAACCAAACGGTACAAAAACACCCTTGTTCATCGTACACGGTTCGGGATTGAATATTTTAAATTTTGCTCATGTTATTAACCATTTCGACGAAGACCAGCCAGTGTATGGTTTTCAAGGGATTGGTCCCAATGGTTATGACAATTGGTTTCAATCTGTCGAAGAAATGGCTGCAAAATATATTGAGTATGTTGTCGAAATCAACCCAACTGGTCCTTACGCTTTATCAGGATTCTCTTTTGGTGGAATTGTAGCTTTTGAGATGGCACGACAATTGGAAAGTCAAGGTAAAGAAGTAAGTCTTATTGCTGTTTTGGATACCTATGTAGATGCCGCTTACTACTGCCGTACACCGGGTCAGAAAAAATTAAGGCGTATTTACGATCGTAACTACAGACGTGCCGATTATTTTTGCCAAATGCTTACTAGCTGGAAATCTTTCAAAACACGTATTAATTCTAAAACGACGTATATACAAAAAAAATACTTTGGACCCAAAACTGGCCTTCCAGAACATGAAGCTCATGCTATGGAGTTGTTTATAGAAGCCGATCAAATGGTGGATAAAATTGTAGACCGCTATCACTTACTGCCACAGCAATTTGAAGTAGAACTTTTTAGAGCAGCAGATGACAAAGGTTATAAATTGGATGCTAGCCACCTTGGATGGAAGAAAGCAGCACTAAAAGGAGTTAACATACATAATATATCCGGTGATCACGATTGCATTGTTGACCCGCCGAATGATAAGACCTTGGCTCGAATGCTCCAAGGTTTACTAGACAAAAAGCATGCAAAAAGCTAA